From Enterococcus mundtii, the proteins below share one genomic window:
- the dinB gene encoding DNA polymerase IV has protein sequence MMELQFPLHNDTSRKIIHIDMDAFFASVEERDHPELRGKPLVIARHPSDTGGRGVVTTANYEARKFGIHSAMSAQKAYELCPEAIFKPGDHQKYSAISKEVREIFYRYTDLVEPVSIDEAYLDVTNNKINCKSAIKIARMIQLDIWQTVHLTCSAGVSYNKFLAKLASDFQKPKGMTVVTPEEAVDFLKALSIEKFHGVGKKTVPKMHELGIFTGEDLYKCSEMMLIQQFGKMGYSLYRKVRGIHDSPVNVTRERKSVGKEHTYGQPLRTEEEVLGQLRQLAEKVEESLRRVQKHGKTVVLKVRYTDYSTVTKRVTLPEYVYKKEALFYQASLIWEEILGIEKGIRLLGITLTNLDPMTYENIVLPLWETQAIESEIE, from the coding sequence CTGATGGAATTACAGTTTCCTTTACATAATGATACGTCAAGAAAAATCATCCATATCGATATGGATGCCTTTTTTGCATCCGTTGAAGAACGAGATCACCCTGAACTTCGTGGTAAACCCTTAGTGATCGCCAGACATCCGAGTGATACTGGCGGGCGTGGGGTAGTGACAACAGCTAACTATGAAGCACGTAAGTTCGGTATTCATTCAGCAATGAGTGCCCAAAAAGCCTATGAACTTTGTCCAGAAGCGATTTTCAAACCGGGAGACCACCAAAAATATAGTGCGATATCAAAAGAAGTCAGGGAGATTTTTTATCGCTATACAGACTTAGTCGAACCTGTTAGTATTGATGAAGCTTATTTAGACGTCACGAATAATAAAATCAATTGTAAATCAGCGATCAAGATCGCCCGCATGATCCAACTTGATATTTGGCAAACGGTGCATCTGACTTGTTCGGCTGGTGTCAGCTATAATAAATTTTTAGCGAAACTTGCATCAGATTTTCAAAAACCTAAAGGAATGACGGTCGTCACCCCCGAAGAAGCAGTCGATTTCTTAAAAGCATTATCAATCGAAAAATTTCATGGTGTCGGCAAGAAAACTGTTCCTAAAATGCATGAATTAGGTATTTTTACAGGAGAAGATCTGTATAAATGCAGTGAAATGATGTTGATCCAACAGTTTGGTAAAATGGGGTATTCGTTGTATCGAAAAGTACGAGGTATCCATGATTCGCCGGTCAATGTCACCCGCGAGCGTAAGTCAGTCGGAAAAGAGCATACGTATGGACAACCACTAAGAACAGAAGAAGAAGTTTTAGGTCAATTACGTCAGCTAGCTGAGAAAGTAGAAGAGTCTCTCCGACGTGTTCAGAAACATGGAAAAACAGTTGTCTTGAAGGTCCGTTATACCGATTATTCTACAGTAACGAAGCGAGTGACATTACCAGAATATGTTTATAAAAAAGAAGCGCTGTTTTATCAAGCGAGTCTGATATGGGAAGAGATTTTAGGGATAGAGAAAGGGATTCGTTTATTAGGTATCACACTGACGAATTTAGATCCGATGACTTATGAGAATATTGTGTTGCCTTTGTGGGAAACGCAAGCGATAGAATCAGAAATAGAATAA
- the nrdD gene encoding anaerobic ribonucleoside-triphosphate reductase — protein MKRTDQEMAVLEKQPETKKMTVIKRDGREVPFDEQKINAALIKAEKKIHGSLSPITYEKIQSIAELVIKEIKDRFANNVKIYEIQNIVEHILLEKNEYALAEEYIHYRTKRDFARSKATDINFSIEKLINKDQSVVNENANKDSNVFNTQRDLTAGIVGKSIGLKLLPPHIANAHQKGDIHYHDLDYHPYTPMTNCCLIDFKGMLNNGFKIGNAEVESPKSIQTATAQISQIIANVASSQYGGCSADRTDELLAPFAQLNYKKHLIDAKEWIDTPERQEAYAKAKTKKDIFDAMQSLEYEINTLFTSNGQTPFTSLGFGLGKNWFEREIQKAILQIRINGLGSEKRTAIFPKLIFTLKDGINLKPTDPNYDIKQLALECATKRMYPDILNYDKIVELTGSFKVPMGCRSFLQGWKDENGEEVNVGRMNLGVVTLNLPRIAMEADGDQEKFWQLLSDRLSIMKDALVYRVERCKEAIPANAPILYMYGAFGKRLSRTDAVDELFKNRRATVSLGYIGLYEVAASFFGGEWENNAEAKDFTLDIVKKLKANADAWGNEYGYHFSVYSTPSESLTDRFCRLDTEKFGIVENITDKEYYTNSFHYDVRKNPTPFEKLEFEKDYPKYCSGGFIHYCEYPVLQQNPKALEAVWDFAYDKVGYLGTNTPIDHCYQCGFEGDFQPTERGFECPECGNHDPKSCDVVKRTCGYLGNPQARPMVHGRHKEISSRVKHMK, from the coding sequence ATGAAACGAACAGATCAAGAAATGGCTGTACTAGAAAAACAGCCTGAAACTAAAAAAATGACTGTCATCAAACGCGACGGACGCGAGGTACCATTTGATGAACAGAAAATAAATGCCGCACTGATCAAAGCAGAAAAGAAAATTCACGGTTCCTTATCTCCTATTACGTACGAAAAGATCCAATCAATCGCAGAACTTGTGATCAAAGAAATCAAAGATCGCTTCGCAAATAACGTAAAAATCTATGAGATCCAAAATATCGTTGAACATATTTTGTTAGAAAAAAACGAATATGCCTTAGCAGAAGAATATATCCACTATCGAACAAAACGTGATTTTGCTCGTAGTAAGGCAACAGACATCAACTTTTCGATTGAGAAACTGATCAATAAAGACCAAAGTGTTGTCAATGAAAATGCGAACAAGGATAGTAATGTGTTCAATACACAGCGTGACTTGACTGCTGGGATCGTTGGGAAATCGATTGGGCTAAAATTACTCCCACCGCATATTGCCAACGCACATCAAAAAGGCGATATCCATTATCATGATCTCGATTATCATCCGTATACACCAATGACAAATTGCTGTTTGATCGACTTCAAAGGTATGTTGAACAACGGATTTAAAATTGGGAATGCAGAAGTCGAATCACCAAAATCGATCCAAACAGCAACGGCACAGATCTCACAGATCATTGCCAATGTTGCATCTAGCCAATATGGCGGATGTTCTGCCGATCGTACAGATGAATTGCTTGCTCCTTTTGCACAATTAAATTACAAAAAGCATTTAATTGATGCCAAAGAATGGATCGACACACCCGAACGTCAAGAAGCCTATGCAAAAGCCAAAACAAAAAAAGATATTTTTGATGCCATGCAAAGTTTAGAATATGAGATCAATACACTTTTCACTTCCAACGGACAAACGCCTTTTACTTCACTTGGCTTCGGTCTAGGTAAAAATTGGTTTGAACGAGAAATCCAAAAAGCGATTTTACAAATCCGGATCAATGGATTAGGAAGTGAAAAACGGACAGCAATCTTCCCTAAATTGATATTTACACTAAAAGACGGAATCAATCTGAAACCCACTGATCCAAACTACGACATCAAACAATTAGCATTAGAATGTGCCACAAAAAGAATGTATCCAGATATTCTAAACTATGACAAGATCGTTGAATTGACAGGAAGCTTCAAAGTACCAATGGGCTGTCGCTCCTTCTTACAAGGTTGGAAAGACGAGAACGGTGAAGAAGTGAATGTCGGAAGAATGAATCTAGGTGTGGTTACATTGAACTTGCCACGGATCGCCATGGAAGCAGATGGTGACCAAGAAAAATTCTGGCAATTACTTTCAGATCGCTTGTCGATCATGAAAGATGCATTAGTTTATCGTGTCGAACGTTGTAAAGAAGCGATTCCTGCAAATGCACCGATCCTTTATATGTATGGTGCCTTCGGTAAACGACTATCTCGTACAGACGCCGTAGACGAATTATTTAAAAATCGTCGAGCAACTGTTTCATTAGGCTACATTGGACTTTATGAAGTCGCTGCTTCTTTCTTTGGCGGTGAGTGGGAAAATAATGCTGAAGCTAAAGACTTCACTCTGGATATCGTGAAAAAACTAAAAGCCAATGCAGACGCTTGGGGGAATGAATATGGCTATCACTTCAGCGTATACTCCACGCCAAGTGAAAGCTTGACTGATCGTTTTTGTCGTTTAGATACAGAGAAATTCGGTATCGTTGAAAATATCACAGATAAAGAATATTACACTAATAGTTTCCACTATGATGTGCGTAAAAATCCAACGCCATTTGAAAAACTTGAATTTGAAAAAGACTATCCAAAATACTGTTCTGGTGGCTTTATCCATTACTGTGAATATCCAGTCTTGCAACAAAACCCTAAGGCATTAGAAGCTGTTTGGGACTTTGCCTATGACAAAGTAGGCTATTTAGGAACCAATACGCCGATCGATCATTGCTACCAATGTGGTTTTGAAGGAGATTTCCAACCAACTGAACGTGGCTTTGAATGCCCAGAATGCGGCAATCACGATCCAAAATCATGTGACGTAGTCAAACGAACATGCGGCTATCTAGGAAACCCACAAGCCCGCCCAATGGTCCACGGCAGACACAAAGAAATCTCATCACGCGTGAAACATATGAAGTAA
- the nrdG gene encoding anaerobic ribonucleoside-triphosphate reductase activating protein codes for MRNPKPKEWLAQDYSHDYIADYKPFNFVDGEGVRNSLYVSGCLFACEGCFNKAAQNFRYGKPFTAELEEQIMADLRNDYVQGLTLLGGEPFLNTNVCLRVVDRIRQEFGHSKDIWSWTGYTFDELLQDSEDKLELLSKIDILVDGRFEWSKRDFKLQFRGSSNQRIIDVQRSLAEKQVVIWEKCTDATQTYEQIKKQELI; via the coding sequence ATGAGAAATCCTAAACCTAAAGAATGGCTGGCTCAAGATTATAGTCATGACTATATTGCCGATTATAAACCGTTCAACTTTGTGGATGGTGAAGGTGTTCGTAATAGCTTATATGTAAGTGGCTGTTTATTTGCCTGTGAAGGTTGTTTTAACAAAGCCGCTCAGAATTTCCGTTACGGCAAACCATTCACTGCTGAACTGGAAGAACAAATCATGGCTGATCTACGCAATGATTACGTCCAAGGATTGACACTCTTAGGCGGTGAACCTTTTTTGAATACGAATGTTTGCCTACGTGTAGTCGATCGAATCCGGCAAGAATTTGGTCACAGCAAAGACATCTGGTCTTGGACCGGTTATACCTTCGATGAATTATTACAAGATTCGGAAGATAAACTAGAACTGCTCTCGAAAATCGATATTCTTGTTGATGGCCGTTTTGAATGGTCAAAAAGAGATTTCAAATTACAATTTCGTGGAAGTAGTAATCAGCGCATCATTGACGTGCAACGATCGCTTGCTGAAAAACAAGTCGTCATCTGGGAAAAATGTACAGATGCTACGCAAACATATGAACAAATAAAAAAACAAGAACTGATTTAA
- the rsmI gene encoding 16S rRNA (cytidine(1402)-2'-O)-methyltransferase, whose translation MYNQKSFKGNHVFGTLYLVPTPIGNLEDMTVRSVRTLQEADLIASEDTRNTQKLLNHFEIQTAQKSLHEHNYKERIPQLIDWLKEGKSIAQVSDAGMPSISDPGHELVVACIKEDIPVVALPGPTAGMTALIASGLVPQPFLFHGFLPRKKKEQKTMLESLRNQTATLIFYESPYRVAATLINMLEVFGNRQVVLCRELTKIHEEYLRGDIEELLAYLEKQPIKGECCLLVEGSNEEVVPSEQFQGTLKEQVQQLIEQGEKTNVAIKTIAVKNGIKKQEVYRQFHELDD comes from the coding sequence ATGTATAACCAAAAGAGCTTTAAAGGAAATCACGTGTTTGGCACACTTTACCTCGTTCCAACACCGATCGGAAATTTGGAGGATATGACTGTTCGCAGTGTGCGCACATTACAAGAAGCGGATTTGATCGCAAGTGAGGATACACGCAATACACAAAAGCTATTGAATCATTTCGAGATCCAAACTGCCCAAAAAAGTTTACACGAACATAATTATAAAGAACGTATTCCTCAATTGATCGACTGGCTAAAAGAAGGAAAATCGATAGCACAAGTGAGTGATGCAGGCATGCCATCTATCAGTGATCCTGGACATGAGCTTGTCGTTGCTTGTATCAAGGAAGATATTCCAGTCGTTGCATTGCCAGGACCTACCGCAGGAATGACTGCATTGATTGCTTCAGGTCTCGTACCGCAGCCATTTTTATTTCATGGTTTTTTACCTAGAAAGAAAAAAGAACAAAAAACAATGTTGGAATCGTTGCGCAATCAAACAGCAACATTGATTTTTTATGAATCACCTTATCGCGTGGCTGCAACGTTGATTAATATGTTAGAAGTGTTCGGTAATCGTCAAGTTGTGCTTTGTCGAGAATTGACGAAGATCCATGAAGAATATTTACGCGGAGACATTGAAGAATTACTTGCTTATTTAGAAAAACAGCCGATCAAGGGAGAATGCTGTTTACTTGTTGAGGGAAGCAACGAAGAGGTCGTACCAAGTGAACAATTTCAAGGTACGTTAAAAGAACAGGTACAACAATTGATTGAGCAAGGAGAAAAAACTAACGTGGCAATCAAAACGATTGCAGTCAAAAACGGAATAAAAAAACAAGAAGTTTATCGTCAGTTCCATGAATTGGATGATTAA
- a CDS encoding DNA replication initiation control protein YabA — MDKRSLYDGLNQLESELRNTLTELVEMKHALHEIVEKNTTLEMENQRLREHLRELNQVAQAPAENAKQELSKSRMNLEKIYEEGFHVCYDLYGSRRENDEPCAFCLEVIYRESGR, encoded by the coding sequence ATGGATAAGAGATCATTATATGATGGGTTGAACCAATTGGAGTCAGAGTTACGAAATACATTGACTGAATTAGTAGAGATGAAACATGCACTGCATGAGATCGTTGAGAAAAATACCACCTTAGAGATGGAAAATCAACGACTACGCGAACATCTTCGTGAATTGAACCAAGTGGCGCAAGCTCCAGCTGAAAATGCCAAACAGGAACTATCAAAATCCCGAATGAATCTTGAAAAGATTTATGAAGAAGGATTTCATGTTTGTTATGATTTGTATGGTTCAAGACGTGAAAATGATGAACCTTGTGCGTTCTGTTTAGAAGTGATCTATCGAGAAAGTGGACGCTAA
- a CDS encoding PSP1 domain-containing protein, whose product MVEVVGVRYRDAGHVYYFTPGDSEYAYNDKVLVESQQTLHIATVAIPKRDIDLEDLPETINPILHKATTAELKKSNKNEEDAKKAFLIAKEKIRDRKLEMKIVQVEYTFDRSKLTFYFAADGRIDFRELVKDLAAVFRTRIELKQIGVRDEAKMIGSIGPCGRPLCCSSFLGDFVPVSIKMAKEQGLSLNPTKISGLCGRLMCCLQYESEAYEAAKKELPDFGKTLETPDGKGKVVGLNLLSRLVSVRLNGRENPVEYEWDELKNFIQVGEMNG is encoded by the coding sequence ATGGTAGAAGTAGTAGGTGTCCGTTATAGAGATGCTGGTCATGTCTATTATTTTACACCCGGAGATTCAGAATATGCATACAATGATAAAGTGTTAGTCGAGTCTCAGCAAACTTTACATATCGCAACGGTTGCTATTCCCAAAAGAGATATTGATCTGGAAGATTTACCTGAAACCATCAATCCCATTTTGCATAAAGCAACAACTGCTGAGCTTAAAAAAAGCAACAAAAATGAAGAAGATGCAAAAAAAGCTTTTTTGATTGCGAAAGAAAAAATTAGAGATCGAAAACTAGAAATGAAAATCGTCCAAGTTGAATATACTTTTGATCGAAGCAAATTGACTTTTTATTTTGCGGCAGATGGACGTATTGATTTTCGTGAATTAGTGAAAGATTTGGCGGCCGTTTTTCGTACAAGGATCGAATTGAAACAAATCGGTGTTCGGGATGAGGCGAAGATGATCGGAAGTATCGGGCCTTGTGGGCGACCACTCTGTTGTTCTTCTTTCTTAGGAGATTTTGTGCCTGTTTCGATCAAAATGGCAAAAGAACAAGGATTATCACTGAACCCAACTAAAATTTCTGGCTTGTGTGGTCGCTTGATGTGCTGTCTACAGTATGAAAGTGAAGCATATGAAGCCGCAAAAAAAGAACTCCCTGACTTTGGGAAAACACTTGAAACTCCTGATGGTAAAGGGAAAGTCGTAGGATTGAATCTGCTTAGTCGCTTAGTTAGTGTGCGACTGAACGGACGGGAGAATCCTGTTGAATATGAATGGGATGAACTAAAAAATTTCATCCAAGTAGGTGAGATGAATGGATAA